In a single window of the Streptomyces sp. NBC_00285 genome:
- a CDS encoding condensation domain-containing protein, whose translation MSLSQRNAIQAEEIRPGAVTNPRTTMNIVVDVQGALDPQVLDAAFRDLIARHEPLRSQPVAGTTQMEIESVEDASLEPLDTSGDPATDANRLAALLEKTPVDLGSPPSVRGFLLTCHPQKHLIGLVFHHFAVDPTSLRLAVTELAALYTARLRGQQLPPNTMQYGQYARWQAERLAARAASDRDAWQTTLAGVQPPRYERDIPFRPESSPVSRVLRTELLDHAEMQTVLAWSRRHRSTLFTTLLAAFALALRARTDTDDLVLTTVFEQRDRLEARQLIGPFIYPTVLRLRTRSGESGPDWVARVRASVTATYQRAQFPVRDLLGTVPQLVPGLRGKEPTWYRMFEYLPNVDTAGFAFGQAHGEVSHSTGTEHEDNHMGFFLRVRRTPQGALVGRTAYDAAEFSEAGALALLDDFRSHLARLCAMQESASR comes from the coding sequence ATGTCCCTTTCCCAGAGGAACGCCATACAGGCGGAGGAGATCCGGCCCGGCGCCGTCACCAACCCCCGCACCACCATGAACATCGTCGTCGACGTGCAGGGAGCACTGGACCCCCAGGTCCTCGACGCGGCGTTCCGGGACCTGATCGCGCGGCACGAACCCCTCCGGTCCCAACCGGTCGCGGGCACCACCCAGATGGAGATCGAGTCCGTTGAAGACGCGTCGCTGGAGCCGCTCGACACGTCCGGCGACCCCGCAACCGACGCGAACCGGTTGGCAGCCCTCCTCGAAAAGACTCCGGTCGATCTCGGCTCGCCCCCGTCCGTCCGGGGTTTCCTCCTCACCTGCCACCCGCAAAAACACCTGATCGGGCTGGTCTTCCACCACTTCGCCGTCGATCCGACGTCCCTACGGCTGGCCGTCACCGAACTGGCCGCGCTGTACACCGCCCGGCTGCGGGGACAGCAACTGCCGCCCAACACGATGCAGTACGGCCAGTACGCGCGGTGGCAGGCCGAGCGGCTGGCCGCCCGGGCAGCATCCGACCGCGATGCATGGCAGACCACGCTCGCCGGAGTACAGCCGCCCCGGTACGAACGCGACATCCCCTTCCGGCCGGAGTCGTCCCCCGTCAGCCGGGTGCTGCGCACCGAACTGCTCGACCACGCCGAGATGCAGACGGTGCTCGCCTGGTCGCGACGTCATCGCAGCACGCTGTTCACCACGCTCCTGGCCGCGTTCGCCCTCGCCCTGCGGGCCCGTACCGATACCGATGACCTGGTGCTGACCACCGTCTTCGAGCAGCGCGACCGTCTGGAAGCCCGGCAGCTGATCGGCCCTTTCATCTATCCCACCGTGCTGCGGTTGCGCACCCGGTCGGGCGAGTCCGGGCCCGACTGGGTGGCCCGGGTCCGGGCCTCCGTAACCGCCACATATCAACGCGCGCAGTTCCCCGTGCGGGATCTTCTGGGAACCGTCCCCCAACTGGTCCCCGGACTCAGGGGCAAGGAACCGACCTGGTACCGCATGTTCGAGTACCTCCCGAACGTCGACACCGCCGGGTTCGCCTTCGGCCAGGCGCACGGCGAGGTCTCCCATTCCACCGGCACCGAGCACGAGGACAACCACATGGGCTTCTTCCTGCGGGTCCGACGCACCCCGCAGGGCGCTCTTGTGGGGAGGACCGCCTACGACGCGGCCGAGTTCAGCGAGGCCGGCGCTCTGGCGTTGCTCGACGACTTCCGTTCACATCTGGCACGGCTCTGCGCGATGCAGGAGTCCGCTTCACGGTGA
- a CDS encoding lysylphosphatidylglycerol synthase domain-containing protein: protein MTGIGGTPINEGPSAPARKGLLRRTTSALATAGAAGAICWWALRGVDRTALARALQETHPAVIALVALGYTAAFYALDITGFALVYRRHLTPHVPIPHVVTIVCGKQLLGLIFPPLTKLIAPVYFHRHWRVGAARTLGATEVLTIADAVVVIAFVSAGAALGSTGLPADIVLPGIGACVALALFLLWAWLPAAHRVFPRIRRSEFLAAFIRSSPAEMALQLALRLALVLAMLAAWWLLLLGSGHRLGPGHLAQFGALFLVATQLPVSVGGYGGPQGVCVLLLTDTWQLLPRADAVALSLLWSTAYLLSRALISAFFAAPMIRLLRSDTGRTAKEGEPCTVEPGKR from the coding sequence ATGACCGGAATCGGCGGAACACCCATCAACGAGGGCCCATCGGCCCCTGCGCGCAAAGGACTGCTGCGCAGGACCACCAGCGCCCTGGCCACAGCAGGCGCCGCGGGTGCGATCTGCTGGTGGGCACTGCGCGGAGTCGACCGGACAGCTCTGGCCCGGGCCCTCCAGGAAACCCACCCGGCGGTGATCGCTCTGGTGGCTCTGGGCTACACCGCGGCGTTCTACGCCCTGGACATCACCGGGTTCGCTCTGGTCTACCGCCGCCATCTCACCCCTCATGTGCCCATCCCTCACGTAGTGACGATCGTGTGCGGCAAACAGCTTCTCGGGCTGATCTTCCCACCCCTCACCAAGCTGATCGCCCCGGTGTACTTTCACCGCCACTGGCGGGTGGGGGCCGCACGGACCCTCGGAGCCACCGAGGTGTTGACCATCGCCGACGCCGTCGTGGTGATCGCATTCGTCTCGGCCGGAGCGGCGCTCGGCAGTACCGGACTGCCCGCCGACATCGTGCTGCCGGGCATCGGCGCGTGCGTAGCACTGGCTCTCTTCCTGCTCTGGGCCTGGCTGCCTGCGGCACACCGGGTGTTCCCACGGATACGCCGCAGCGAGTTCTTGGCCGCCTTCATCCGTAGCAGCCCCGCCGAGATGGCGCTGCAGCTGGCGCTGCGGCTCGCCTTGGTGCTGGCAATGCTCGCCGCCTGGTGGCTGCTGCTGCTCGGCTCGGGCCACCGCCTCGGCCCGGGACACCTCGCGCAGTTCGGCGCGTTGTTCCTCGTCGCCACCCAACTGCCCGTCTCGGTCGGGGGGTACGGCGGTCCGCAAGGAGTCTGCGTCCTGCTGCTCACCGACACGTGGCAGTTGCTGCCCCGCGCCGACGCGGTCGCACTCAGCCTGCTGTGGTCCACCGCCTACCTGCTGTCCCGCGCTCTGATCAGCGCGTTTTTCGCGGCTCCCATGATCCGGCTATTGCGATCCGACACCGGCCGCACCGCCAAGGAAGGAGAGCCGTGCACAGTCGAACCAGGCAAGCGGTGA
- a CDS encoding phosphotransferase family protein: protein MHSRTRQAVSGEELSAAVSEAFGQGTAILAARELTDGMFNAVWLLELDRVGVVVLKVAPPPDMPLLTYEHHIMRTEALFLQLAATTAAVPALHHAGFDRTSISRDFLVTSALQGTSWHRARRQLTGLVGRRLRHELGQLVAGLHQIHGSAFGYPQPETGLNGNRWAEVFLTMLDAVLADAERFGVPLPVPPADIRALATAQIPALDEVITPTLAHFDLWEGNIMLDTGAAGPRIEGLIDAERAFWGDPHADFVSLALFGDIEKDNAFLAGYRAAGGQADFTPRLRRRLTLYQAYLYLIMIVEAVPRSYSGPRHLVTQRFCHHKLEHALRTLALATGADR, encoded by the coding sequence GTGCACAGTCGAACCAGGCAAGCGGTGAGCGGCGAGGAACTGTCGGCAGCGGTGAGCGAGGCCTTCGGCCAAGGCACCGCCATCCTGGCGGCCCGCGAACTTACCGATGGGATGTTCAACGCCGTATGGCTGCTTGAGCTGGACCGCGTCGGCGTGGTGGTGCTGAAGGTCGCCCCGCCCCCGGACATGCCCCTGCTCACCTACGAGCACCACATCATGCGGACTGAGGCACTCTTCCTCCAACTGGCTGCGACCACCGCAGCGGTGCCCGCGCTGCACCACGCCGGATTTGACCGTACCTCCATCAGCCGCGACTTCCTGGTGACCTCCGCTCTGCAAGGGACCTCGTGGCACCGCGCGCGCAGGCAGCTGACCGGCCTGGTCGGACGGCGACTGCGGCACGAACTCGGTCAGCTGGTGGCCGGCCTGCACCAGATCCACGGGTCCGCGTTCGGCTACCCCCAGCCGGAGACCGGACTGAACGGGAACAGGTGGGCCGAGGTCTTCCTCACGATGCTTGACGCGGTACTCGCCGACGCCGAACGCTTCGGCGTTCCCCTGCCCGTGCCGCCCGCCGACATCCGAGCGCTCGCCACTGCGCAGATCCCGGCGTTGGACGAGGTCATCACACCGACGCTGGCCCACTTCGATCTGTGGGAGGGAAACATCATGCTGGACACCGGCGCGGCAGGACCGCGTATCGAAGGACTCATCGACGCCGAACGGGCCTTCTGGGGCGACCCGCACGCCGACTTCGTCTCCCTGGCCCTGTTCGGCGACATCGAGAAGGACAACGCCTTCCTGGCCGGCTACCGCGCAGCCGGAGGGCAGGCCGACTTCACACCGAGGCTGCGTCGGCGCCTCACCCTCTACCAGGCCTACTTGTACCTGATCATGATCGTCGAGGCGGTGCCCCGCAGCTACTCCGGTCCCCGGCATCTGGTCACCCAGCGCTTCTGCCACCACAAGCTGGAGCACGCGCTGCGTACCCTGGCCCTCGCTACCGGGGCCGACCGATGA
- a CDS encoding radical SAM protein, which yields MNSSEFADLRRTVAIRSETRRNLVLDPGYATPMPREVSMQLTYRCNLRCDHCYQWSDQGFFHDFSKEKQRTELDVDVVDRVLQATEETRAKVFLWGGEPLMHTRFAEISELLARTPRTINMCTNGLMLERNLPHLLPLGPGLNLLVSLDGLGGDHEALRGRGTFPRTIRNIKTMLDLQRSGEFQGEISISCMVSDQTVGGMYEFMEWAEELGVNSVYFQFPWYISPPVAQSMDELYEKSFKWLDQPSPGAKPTWHSYTYRLNPDLIETLRGSMAKLTERTWRVRIRYQPQLEPDEVADFVLGTPQPAQQRSRCLAVSNRLEVHADGKVSSCKFFPEFVIGDLYANSVAEVWQGEPFHRVREVLSGTGLMPVCSKCILLYLNGV from the coding sequence TTGAATTCCAGCGAATTCGCCGATCTGCGACGCACCGTCGCCATTCGCTCCGAGACCCGGAGAAACCTCGTCCTGGATCCGGGATACGCGACGCCGATGCCGCGTGAGGTGAGCATGCAGCTCACCTATCGTTGCAATCTGCGATGCGACCACTGCTACCAGTGGAGCGATCAGGGCTTCTTCCACGACTTCAGCAAGGAGAAGCAACGCACCGAGCTGGACGTGGACGTGGTCGACCGGGTGCTGCAGGCCACCGAGGAGACGCGGGCCAAGGTCTTCCTCTGGGGCGGCGAGCCGCTGATGCACACCCGCTTCGCTGAGATCTCGGAGCTGCTGGCGCGGACCCCGCGCACCATCAACATGTGCACCAACGGCCTGATGCTGGAGCGTAATCTGCCCCACCTGCTGCCGCTCGGGCCGGGTCTGAATCTGCTGGTGAGCCTGGACGGCCTCGGCGGCGATCACGAGGCGCTCCGCGGACGCGGCACCTTCCCGCGCACGATCCGCAACATCAAGACGATGCTCGACCTCCAGCGCTCAGGAGAGTTCCAGGGAGAGATCTCGATCTCCTGCATGGTGAGTGACCAGACCGTGGGCGGCATGTACGAGTTCATGGAGTGGGCCGAGGAACTCGGCGTCAACTCCGTCTACTTCCAGTTCCCTTGGTACATCAGCCCGCCGGTGGCCCAGTCCATGGACGAACTGTACGAGAAGTCCTTCAAGTGGCTCGATCAGCCGTCCCCCGGCGCGAAACCGACCTGGCACTCCTACACCTACCGCCTGAACCCCGACCTCATCGAGACGCTGCGCGGTTCCATGGCCAAGCTCACCGAACGGACGTGGCGGGTACGCATCCGCTACCAGCCGCAGCTGGAGCCCGACGAGGTCGCCGACTTCGTCCTGGGAACGCCGCAGCCGGCGCAGCAGCGCAGCCGCTGTCTGGCGGTGTCCAACCGGCTGGAGGTTCACGCCGACGGCAAGGTCAGCTCCTGCAAGTTCTTCCCCGAGTTCGTCATCGGGGACCTCTACGCGAACAGCGTTGCCGAGGTCTGGCAGGGCGAACCGTTCCACCGGGTGCGCGAGGTACTCAGCGGCACCGGACTGATGCCCGTCTGCTCCAAGTGCATCCTTCTCTATCTGAATGGAGTGTGA
- a CDS encoding Gfo/Idh/MocA family protein: MPHEIGLLGATRIAERAIVRPSAGRPGVRVRAVAASTVDRAEAFRATHGLPVAHPNYRALLDDPGIDTVYVSLHNSAHAQWAAEAARAGKHVIVEKPLCLGRRELRTLWTAAVAGGVHVIEAVMTADHPWQAAIRALIASGELGELTGIRSRIAFDVPVGAGYRFVPELGGGAFFDTASYWLQAVRATVGLAGATAGGHSDFSGPGGVDLDFTATLTWPSGLRATLDAALAEQHCAEHEFTFTGGRVRLNNFLRPAAGPFPVNLVIAPQNDRRRVESFEPSAYYDDQLSRILHRLDQPGTADCSDAAERIAVMEDIYLDALGRRPGR; this comes from the coding sequence ATGCCCCATGAGATCGGGCTGCTAGGCGCAACCCGGATCGCGGAACGGGCCATCGTACGGCCCTCGGCCGGGCGGCCCGGCGTACGGGTGAGGGCGGTCGCCGCCAGTACCGTCGACCGGGCCGAGGCATTCCGCGCGACACACGGGCTCCCTGTCGCCCACCCCAACTACCGGGCATTGCTCGACGACCCGGGCATCGACACGGTCTATGTGTCGCTGCACAACTCGGCTCATGCCCAGTGGGCTGCCGAGGCCGCCCGCGCGGGCAAGCACGTGATCGTGGAGAAGCCGCTGTGCCTCGGGCGCCGCGAGTTGCGGACGCTGTGGACCGCTGCGGTGGCCGGCGGCGTTCACGTCATCGAGGCGGTGATGACCGCCGATCACCCCTGGCAGGCCGCGATCCGGGCCCTGATCGCATCGGGTGAGCTGGGCGAACTGACCGGGATCCGCTCCCGGATCGCCTTCGACGTCCCGGTCGGTGCCGGCTACCGCTTCGTGCCTGAGCTCGGCGGCGGCGCGTTCTTCGACACGGCCAGCTACTGGCTGCAGGCCGTACGGGCCACGGTCGGTCTCGCAGGGGCCACCGCAGGCGGCCACTCCGACTTCAGCGGTCCGGGCGGTGTGGACCTGGACTTCACGGCCACGCTGACCTGGCCGTCGGGTCTGCGCGCCACGCTTGACGCGGCTCTGGCCGAGCAGCATTGCGCGGAGCACGAGTTCACCTTCACCGGCGGTCGCGTACGGCTGAACAACTTCCTGCGACCGGCTGCCGGACCGTTCCCCGTCAATCTGGTCATCGCCCCGCAGAACGACCGGCGCCGGGTCGAGTCCTTCGAACCGTCCGCCTACTACGACGACCAGCTCTCCCGGATCCTCCACAGGCTGGACCAGCCAGGCACCGCGGATTGCTCGGACGCCGCCGAGCGGATCGCCGTCATGGAGGACATCTACCTCGATGCCCTCGGCAGAAGGCCCGGACGATGA
- a CDS encoding acyl carrier protein, translating to MNGYGSGASVQERVKAILGGILGQDLVADITDDTGIVNDLGLDSIQMITFLLRIEDEFDLELDFESLELEQLDSVRQFCEFVTADAHQQQRQRI from the coding sequence GTGAACGGTTATGGATCGGGTGCCTCGGTCCAGGAGCGGGTCAAGGCCATCCTGGGCGGGATCCTCGGCCAGGATCTGGTGGCCGACATCACCGACGACACCGGAATCGTCAACGACCTCGGGCTCGACTCGATCCAAATGATCACGTTCTTGCTCCGTATCGAGGACGAATTCGACCTGGAACTCGACTTCGAGAGCCTGGAGCTCGAACAGCTCGACTCAGTACGGCAGTTCTGCGAGTTCGTGACGGCCGACGCGCACCAGCAGCAGCGCCAGCGGATATGA
- a CDS encoding 2-oxoacid:ferredoxin oxidoreductase subunit beta — MSEAPVVDHPTQGITALSLVPKADAKQSMKDFKSDQEVRWCPGCGDYAILAAVQGFMPELGLARENIVFISGIGCSSRFPYYMDTYGMHSIHGRAPAIATGLSTSRRDLSVWVVTGDGDALSIGGNHLIHALRRNVNLKILLFNNRIYGLTKGQYSPTSEVGKITKSTPMGSLDAPFNPISLAIGAEASFVARTIDSDRKHLIGVLRAAAAHPGTALVEIYQNCNIFNDGAFDALKDQQSPQEALIRLEHGQPIRFGADGSRGVVRDPATGDLRVVDVTEANQSDIVVHDAHAASPTNAFALSRLADPDTLHHTPIGVLRDIDRPVYDADMADQLERAVEQHGKGDLGALLTGNDTWTVTGPARR, encoded by the coding sequence ATGTCTGAGGCACCCGTCGTCGACCACCCGACGCAGGGGATCACGGCACTCTCCCTGGTCCCGAAGGCCGACGCGAAGCAGTCGATGAAGGACTTCAAGTCGGACCAGGAAGTGCGCTGGTGCCCCGGCTGCGGCGACTACGCGATCCTCGCCGCAGTACAGGGCTTCATGCCCGAACTCGGCCTGGCCCGCGAGAACATCGTCTTCATCTCCGGCATCGGCTGCTCGTCCCGCTTCCCGTACTACATGGACACCTACGGGATGCACTCCATCCACGGCCGCGCCCCCGCCATCGCCACCGGCCTGTCCACCTCGCGCCGTGACCTGTCCGTCTGGGTGGTCACCGGCGACGGCGACGCGCTATCCATCGGCGGAAACCACCTCATCCACGCCCTGCGGCGGAACGTCAACCTCAAGATCCTGCTCTTCAACAACCGGATCTACGGCCTCACCAAGGGCCAGTACTCTCCGACGAGCGAGGTCGGCAAGATCACCAAGTCCACGCCGATGGGCTCGCTCGACGCCCCCTTCAACCCGATCTCGCTGGCGATCGGCGCCGAGGCGTCGTTCGTCGCCCGCACCATCGACTCCGACCGCAAGCACCTCATCGGCGTGCTCCGGGCGGCGGCCGCACACCCCGGCACCGCGCTCGTGGAGATCTACCAGAACTGCAACATCTTCAACGACGGCGCCTTCGACGCCCTCAAGGACCAACAGTCCCCCCAGGAAGCCCTCATCCGCCTGGAACACGGACAACCCATCCGGTTCGGGGCCGACGGTTCGCGCGGTGTCGTACGCGACCCGGCCACCGGCGACCTGCGGGTGGTCGATGTCACCGAGGCCAACCAGTCGGACATCGTGGTCCACGACGCGCACGCGGCCAGCCCCACCAACGCCTTCGCGCTGTCCCGCCTCGCCGACCCCGACACCCTGCACCACACCCCGATCGGCGTACTGCGCGACATCGACCGCCCGGTCTACGACGCCGACATGGCCGACCAACTCGAACGAGCCGTCGAACAACACGGCAAGGGCGACCTCGGCGCACTCCTCACCGGCAACGACACCTGGACCGTCACCGGGCCGGCACGCAGATAA